Proteins co-encoded in one Opitutus terrae PB90-1 genomic window:
- a CDS encoding RNA polymerase sigma factor, producing MNDDASLLHAFATKRDEAAFRQLVGQRIGFVYAVALRRLNDPHLAQEATQSVFIALARKAARVAQNPSVMGWLHRCCCYETHNLMRAQINRAAREQEAHQRGTTTAPSPSGHRWEEIETVLDDALSELAEPDRSAILARYFSNQSFAEIGTASGRTENAARMRVERALSKLREQLQRRGFDSTAAVLAGLLPSSASALVPSGLSTTIADAALSTVGTTSLLAVFVATMSTTKITATLAAVAGLGIIGYQIHQTNVLAGELGSLRAEHARATETVRALENQIRELKTAPASTTAVGTATAATATTAVAAKAEPVEVPGITRQAPPGWFKNGNNTKGYDVGVDQTQPWGGMPSAYVKSNDLSTAEGFGGMMQVTAADVYRGQRVRLSGWMKTQDVQDEGAHLWLRVDGKGRGNILAFDNMRNRAPKGTTDWQEYSIVLDVPRDAEAINYGMFLAGRGQIWVNALTVTAVGAETPITNPQSLPKPPNAPVNLGFNPDSTPKT from the coding sequence ATGAACGACGATGCCTCCCTGCTTCATGCTTTCGCGACCAAGCGGGACGAAGCCGCCTTCCGGCAACTCGTCGGGCAGCGGATCGGATTCGTTTACGCCGTCGCTCTTCGGCGGCTGAACGATCCGCACCTCGCGCAGGAAGCCACGCAGTCGGTGTTCATCGCGCTCGCCCGCAAGGCGGCGAGAGTCGCGCAGAACCCAAGCGTAATGGGCTGGTTGCACCGCTGCTGTTGTTACGAAACCCACAACCTCATGCGCGCGCAAATCAACCGGGCCGCCCGCGAACAGGAAGCTCACCAGCGCGGCACGACAACCGCGCCTTCGCCGTCCGGTCACCGGTGGGAAGAAATCGAGACGGTGCTCGACGACGCGTTGAGCGAACTGGCGGAGCCGGATCGCTCCGCCATTCTCGCCCGCTATTTTTCGAATCAGTCGTTCGCCGAGATCGGAACCGCCAGCGGCCGCACGGAAAACGCGGCGCGGATGCGGGTGGAACGCGCTTTGTCCAAGCTCCGCGAACAGCTCCAGCGCCGTGGCTTCGACTCCACGGCCGCGGTCCTCGCAGGCCTGCTGCCCTCCTCGGCCAGCGCGCTGGTGCCGAGCGGCTTGTCCACCACGATCGCGGACGCGGCTTTGAGCACCGTCGGCACCACTTCTCTCCTCGCAGTTTTTGTCGCCACCATGAGCACGACCAAAATCACCGCCACCCTCGCCGCCGTCGCCGGCTTGGGCATCATCGGCTATCAGATCCACCAGACAAACGTCCTCGCCGGCGAACTCGGTTCCCTTCGCGCCGAACACGCCCGTGCCACCGAAACGGTCCGCGCTCTCGAGAATCAAATCCGTGAGCTGAAAACGGCCCCGGCCAGCACCACCGCGGTAGGCACCGCAACCGCCGCAACGGCGACGACGGCGGTCGCGGCGAAAGCGGAGCCCGTTGAGGTGCCCGGCATCACTCGCCAAGCCCCGCCCGGCTGGTTCAAGAATGGCAACAACACCAAGGGCTATGACGTCGGCGTCGACCAGACGCAGCCGTGGGGCGGAATGCCCAGCGCCTACGTGAAATCCAACGACCTCTCCACTGCCGAGGGATTCGGCGGAATGATGCAGGTGACAGCCGCCGACGTTTATCGGGGGCAACGCGTTCGGCTCAGTGGCTGGATGAAGACCCAGGATGTCCAAGATGAAGGCGCCCATCTCTGGCTGCGCGTGGACGGCAAAGGGCGTGGGAATATTCTGGCTTTCGATAATATGCGCAACCGGGCTCCGAAAGGCACCACCGACTGGCAAGAGTATTCCATCGTCCTCGACGTGCCTCGTGATGCTGAAGCGATCAACTATGGAATGTTTCTGGCGGGCCGCGGGCAGATCTGGGTCAACGCGCTGACCGTCACGGCGGTGGGAGCAGAGACGCCCATCACCAATCCACAATCCTTGCCCAAACCACCCAATGCGCCGGTGAATCTGGGGTTCAATCCAGATTCCACTCCCAAAACCTAA
- a CDS encoding GIY-YIG nuclease family protein gives MVVHFAEVNAPAPNPGEYWVYILESSDGALYVGQTNNVPERLRKHGYRIGSKFTRDHIRPTLVYVERRATLQEAVSREAQLKRWSRAKKEALIRGDAQSLHRLSRSRD, from the coding sequence ATGGTTGTCCACTTCGCAGAAGTGAATGCGCCAGCGCCTAATCCAGGCGAATACTGGGTCTACATTCTCGAGTCCTCGGACGGCGCGCTCTACGTAGGCCAGACGAACAACGTTCCTGAGCGCCTCCGCAAGCACGGGTACAGGATTGGCAGCAAGTTCACTCGCGATCATATCCGCCCGACCCTGGTGTATGTGGAAAGGCGAGCGACCCTGCAAGAGGCGGTGTCTCGCGAAGCCCAGCTCAAGCGTTGGTCCCGAGCCAAGAAGGAGGCCCTGATTCGCGGCGACGCGCAGTCCCTCCACCGCCTCAGCCGATCGCGCGACTGA
- a CDS encoding HNH endonuclease — MNHKQTFRHEFRGGYIWSPKRRKDGARNVFYDCMRMVRPGDVVFSYADGLIRGAGTAKTHCYTSPRPDEFGHIGNAWDVIGWRVDVDFLTAANPVQPHFVLDDIGPYIGVRHSPLNADGTGRQAVYLAAIPDVLGHIVADRIGFVVPAGHVAELGDGNQIEVELPGIDEWEQIEERKIESSELPQTERAALIKSRLGQGRFKINVSRFETRCRVTQVSNPVHLIASHIKPWRESNNEERLAAGNGLLLTPTIDHLFDRGFISFADSGETLISPIADVDSLRRMGVNPDNPPQVGGFNSDQKHFLQHHRTSIFLEGVSA; from the coding sequence GTGAATCACAAACAGACCTTCCGGCACGAATTTCGTGGCGGCTACATCTGGTCGCCGAAGCGGCGGAAGGATGGCGCGCGAAATGTTTTCTATGATTGCATGCGCATGGTTCGGCCGGGTGACGTTGTTTTCTCCTACGCGGACGGACTGATCCGCGGCGCCGGCACGGCGAAAACCCACTGCTACACGTCGCCACGGCCGGACGAATTCGGTCACATTGGTAACGCGTGGGATGTGATCGGGTGGCGAGTTGACGTTGATTTTCTCACGGCGGCTAACCCGGTTCAGCCGCACTTCGTCCTCGATGACATCGGGCCCTACATCGGAGTTCGCCACTCTCCGCTCAACGCCGATGGCACCGGCCGTCAGGCGGTCTATCTCGCGGCCATCCCCGATGTGCTCGGACATATCGTGGCAGACCGGATCGGCTTCGTAGTCCCCGCCGGACACGTCGCCGAGTTGGGTGACGGAAACCAAATTGAGGTGGAATTGCCTGGAATCGACGAGTGGGAGCAGATCGAGGAACGAAAGATCGAATCATCGGAGCTGCCCCAAACCGAGCGCGCTGCGCTCATCAAATCGCGTCTCGGCCAAGGGCGCTTCAAAATCAACGTCAGCCGCTTTGAAACTCGCTGCCGGGTTACGCAGGTTTCAAACCCCGTTCACCTCATCGCCAGCCACATCAAGCCGTGGCGCGAATCGAACAACGAGGAGCGCTTGGCCGCCGGGAACGGGCTGCTGCTCACGCCAACGATCGATCATCTTTTCGACCGCGGTTTTATCTCGTTTGCTGACTCCGGCGAAACGCTCATCTCGCCCATCGCCGACGTCGATTCCCTCCGGCGTATGGGCGTCAATCCTGACAACCCACCCCAGGTTGGCGGCTTCAACTCGGACCAGAAACATTTTCTCCAGCACCATCGAACGTCGATTTTCCTAGAAGGCGTGAGCGCGTAG
- a CDS encoding HNH endonuclease, producing the protein MKLFVGVTNNDWFRFLSERKPDEVNFWRPRSQTDFKALQPGDLFLFKLHSPLDFIAGGGVFVRHSFLPLPLAWQAFGEKNGMPDFETFERRILEHRDQAELTRQLGCTILVQPFFWTRDLWIPIPSDWKKNIVTGKGYSVGSPAGIALWTEVRSRLDGNALPEIAAVAEEHERYGATATIRPRLGQGAFRVEVTDAYSRRCAITGEKTLPALEAGHIRPYAKSGPHEIRNGLLLRSDLHNLFDLGYLTVTLDYRVEVSRRIREEFENGRHYYALHGQSLAVIPRHEKSRPAPEFLEWHHGIFKG; encoded by the coding sequence ATGAAGCTTTTCGTTGGAGTCACCAACAACGACTGGTTCCGCTTCCTTTCGGAGCGAAAACCAGACGAGGTGAATTTCTGGCGACCGCGCAGCCAGACCGACTTCAAGGCGCTGCAACCGGGTGACCTCTTTCTTTTCAAGCTCCACTCACCGCTCGATTTCATCGCTGGCGGCGGTGTGTTCGTGCGCCACTCGTTCCTGCCGCTGCCGCTTGCATGGCAGGCGTTCGGCGAGAAAAATGGCATGCCGGACTTCGAGACGTTCGAGCGTCGAATCCTCGAGCACCGGGACCAGGCGGAACTGACACGCCAACTGGGCTGCACAATCCTGGTGCAACCGTTTTTCTGGACCCGCGATCTCTGGATTCCGATCCCGAGTGACTGGAAAAAGAACATTGTGACCGGCAAGGGCTACTCGGTCGGATCGCCTGCGGGCATTGCTCTATGGACCGAAGTGCGTTCGCGTCTGGACGGCAACGCCCTCCCTGAAATCGCCGCGGTGGCTGAGGAGCATGAACGATATGGCGCGACGGCGACCATTCGGCCACGGCTTGGACAGGGAGCGTTTCGCGTCGAGGTCACCGATGCATATTCCCGTCGCTGCGCGATCACCGGAGAGAAGACGCTGCCGGCATTGGAGGCCGGGCACATCCGCCCTTACGCGAAGAGCGGGCCGCATGAGATTCGGAATGGACTCCTGCTCCGCTCGGACCTGCACAATCTTTTCGATCTCGGTTATCTCACCGTGACGCTCGACTACCGCGTCGAGGTAAGCCGACGCATTCGGGAAGAATTCGAGAACGGCCGGCATTACTACGCGCTACACGGTCAGTCACTCGCTGTCATCCCACGTCACGAAAAATCGCGACCGGCTCCGGAGTTTCTCGAGTGGCATCACGGGATATTCAAAGGCTGA
- a CDS encoding DUF262 domain-containing protein, with product MQPDATQHNIAWFKDQHAADKLNLSPDFQRNHVWLEDEASYLVDTILHELPFPEIYIRNIVDEDGGSKFEVVDGQQRIRTILGFAAGDFPLQGDDVSPKFLGKTFKQLTPEQRTKYWAYKIVVRELGSANDAEIRDLFRRLNKHAVTLNDQELRHAHFKGKFIKLMENIADDEWWSENKIVTTRQIRRMEDIEFVSELFIGVVSGPQNKKDTIDDYYEQYEKDFPEKEEHTKLFRDTKALIEDVLPHEELRRWSGKSDFYSLFLAFSHFAAETITGSRKKRLLEALSGFRDDVDRTKKKDAKPSKSDHVNDYVEAVTRAASDIDRRRTRIRIVSGLIRRAVKG from the coding sequence ATGCAACCCGACGCAACCCAGCACAACATCGCGTGGTTCAAAGATCAGCACGCAGCCGACAAGCTCAACCTTTCCCCCGATTTTCAGCGGAACCACGTGTGGCTCGAGGATGAAGCATCCTACTTAGTCGACACGATTCTGCACGAGCTGCCGTTCCCTGAAATCTACATTCGAAATATTGTTGATGAAGACGGTGGTTCGAAATTCGAGGTGGTCGATGGGCAACAGCGGATTCGAACAATTTTGGGCTTTGCCGCGGGCGATTTTCCGCTTCAGGGAGATGACGTGAGCCCAAAATTTTTGGGCAAGACGTTCAAACAGCTCACTCCAGAGCAAAGGACAAAATATTGGGCCTATAAAATCGTCGTCCGTGAACTCGGCTCCGCTAACGATGCGGAAATCCGCGATCTCTTTCGACGGCTTAATAAGCACGCTGTTACATTAAACGACCAAGAACTCCGTCACGCCCATTTCAAAGGGAAATTCATCAAGCTGATGGAGAATATCGCAGACGACGAATGGTGGTCTGAGAATAAAATTGTCACGACTAGGCAGATTCGACGTATGGAGGACATCGAATTCGTCAGCGAACTTTTCATCGGTGTAGTGTCAGGTCCGCAGAACAAGAAGGACACGATTGATGATTATTATGAACAATACGAAAAGGACTTTCCTGAGAAGGAAGAGCACACTAAGCTCTTTCGAGACACAAAAGCATTAATCGAAGATGTGTTGCCGCACGAGGAACTTCGCAGATGGAGCGGAAAAAGCGACTTCTACTCGTTGTTCCTCGCATTCTCTCACTTTGCAGCAGAGACGATAACGGGGAGCAGGAAGAAGAGATTACTGGAAGCGCTTTCGGGTTTTCGCGATGACGTGGACAGAACGAAAAAGAAGGACGCCAAGCCGTCGAAGTCCGACCACGTGAATGACTACGTCGAGGCGGTAACGCGCGCTGCAAGCGACATCGACCGCCGTCGAACCCGAATTAGAATTGTCTCTGGCCTCATCAGGCGTGCGGTAAAAGGGTGA
- a CDS encoding peptidoglycan D,D-transpeptidase FtsI family protein yields the protein MTGLLAIVFAGLVRVQLVHSASYVARGQRQHHRQLVVPASRGNIYDRERRLLATTRTPSTVAFDLGQLRNEAVVEGETVSFGDRSLRRVSPSAKDRLATAQRHVDRLNAVTGRAVQLDAARLDWAYRRRPNVPFVLIEDVTVQEATRVAAAFARSSTVQLARTPRRWYPFGRTAAQVLGGVHREIVRPASRVSREGYRTMAATGTTGNSGIEKLFNRRLEGHPGAAVVQLDVFGFLAGAPVVTEQPIQGEDVVLSLDVDLQLAAERGMSESAAVRGAAVALSIQTGEVLAMVSRPDYDLNVVSPVLTPELKLQIDAEEGWLNRATQGLYPPGSTFKIFTALAGLRTGALHVDDVVQCDGYLEMEGRRFPCHRTGGHGEVTLATAMAYSCNVFAYQVGLAAGPEALAAEARRFHLAQPTGIELPFETDRMLVPDPPWKRRVRHEAWTFGDTINYAIGQGFLRCSPLQAACATASLARRESLTVPTILYDPQRSPTGTRVAEPLGLNDGDYAALIESLEAVVQTGIGRDAQIPGVRIAGKTGTAQVVGQEGKRNVAWFVAFAPVERPQIAVAVALEGPDVGAEFGGARHAAPVVREMLRKYFDKHRLD from the coding sequence ATGACCGGACTCTTGGCGATCGTCTTCGCCGGGCTCGTGCGCGTGCAGCTCGTGCATTCAGCGAGCTACGTCGCCCGGGGGCAGCGCCAACATCACCGACAACTCGTGGTCCCCGCTTCCAGGGGGAATATCTATGACCGCGAGCGTCGGTTGCTGGCCACGACCCGCACGCCCAGCACCGTCGCGTTCGACCTGGGGCAGTTGCGCAACGAGGCGGTCGTGGAGGGGGAAACCGTTTCTTTCGGCGACCGTTCGTTGCGACGAGTCAGTCCTTCGGCCAAGGACCGCTTGGCCACGGCGCAACGCCATGTCGACCGGCTCAACGCCGTGACAGGACGGGCCGTGCAACTTGACGCGGCTCGGCTGGATTGGGCTTACCGCCGCCGTCCCAATGTCCCTTTCGTGCTGATCGAGGACGTGACGGTGCAGGAGGCGACGCGGGTGGCGGCCGCCTTTGCCCGATCGAGCACCGTGCAACTAGCGCGGACGCCGCGCCGCTGGTATCCGTTTGGACGAACCGCCGCACAGGTGCTGGGTGGCGTGCATCGTGAAATCGTGCGCCCGGCCAGCCGGGTCAGCCGCGAAGGGTATCGGACGATGGCCGCGACCGGCACGACGGGAAACTCGGGGATCGAGAAGCTGTTCAATCGCCGGCTCGAGGGCCATCCCGGCGCCGCGGTGGTCCAGCTGGACGTATTCGGCTTTTTGGCCGGCGCGCCCGTGGTCACGGAACAGCCGATACAGGGGGAAGATGTCGTGCTCAGCCTCGATGTCGACCTGCAGCTCGCGGCGGAACGCGGGATGAGTGAGAGCGCCGCCGTGCGCGGTGCTGCCGTCGCGTTGTCGATTCAGACGGGGGAGGTTCTGGCCATGGTGAGCAGGCCCGACTACGATCTGAACGTTGTCTCACCGGTCCTCACGCCCGAGCTGAAGCTGCAAATCGATGCGGAGGAGGGGTGGTTGAATCGAGCCACGCAGGGGCTGTATCCTCCCGGTTCCACGTTCAAGATCTTCACGGCGCTGGCCGGGCTCCGCACCGGTGCGCTCCACGTCGACGATGTGGTGCAGTGCGACGGCTATCTGGAGATGGAAGGCCGCCGGTTTCCGTGTCATCGCACCGGCGGCCACGGCGAGGTGACGCTCGCGACCGCGATGGCTTACAGCTGCAATGTGTTCGCCTACCAGGTCGGCTTGGCCGCCGGCCCCGAGGCGCTGGCGGCGGAGGCACGCCGGTTCCACCTGGCGCAGCCAACGGGAATTGAACTTCCCTTTGAGACGGACCGCATGCTTGTGCCCGATCCGCCATGGAAGCGTCGCGTTCGACATGAGGCGTGGACGTTTGGCGACACCATCAACTACGCGATCGGCCAGGGCTTCCTGCGGTGTTCACCGCTCCAAGCCGCGTGTGCCACTGCTTCGCTGGCGCGACGCGAGAGCCTGACGGTCCCGACTATTCTGTACGACCCTCAACGCAGTCCGACCGGCACGCGTGTCGCCGAGCCGCTCGGGCTGAACGATGGCGACTACGCGGCGCTGATCGAAAGCCTCGAGGCGGTCGTACAGACCGGCATCGGACGCGACGCGCAAATCCCAGGCGTGCGGATCGCCGGCAAAACGGGCACGGCGCAGGTCGTCGGCCAAGAGGGCAAGAGGAACGTGGCGTGGTTCGTCGCCTTTGCTCCCGTCGAACGGCCGCAGATCGCCGTAGCGGTGGCGCTCGAAGGCCCGGATGTGGGCGCGGAATTCGGCGGCGCGCGTCACGCCGCGCCGGTCGTGCGCGAAATGCTGAGGAAGTATTTCGACAAGCACAGGCTCGATTAG
- a CDS encoding sugar phosphate nucleotidyltransferase — protein MKNEFIAPTAPRPPITTNPFASLENRDEPPVDTPIARTAQVWSIVLAGGEGERLRALTERWLGLHRPKQYCTFTGRRSMLQHTLARAAQLSNPRQIYVVAARHHAPEVWAHLEKDHSRRTIFQPRNCGTAPGVFLPLTHIYSQSPESIVVLFPSDHFVFPERTFLGTVRRAVQAAQRQPDKLILMGARPDYPETEFGWIEPGATVDVVDGQAVRRVMAFREKPRLALAQRLFDRGALWNTMVMAFRAQTLWDLGWRCLPEMMSAFDGLRSHFGAESEKEVLQEIYETMPTADFSSHLVEKAVSSILVMELRNVVWSDWGNEARIVETLRRIGKRPSFAATDSPLECSTDDTVSAVEELVL, from the coding sequence ATGAAAAACGAATTCATCGCACCGACGGCGCCGCGGCCGCCGATCACGACCAACCCCTTCGCGTCCCTCGAAAACCGGGACGAGCCGCCGGTGGATACCCCGATCGCCCGAACCGCTCAGGTTTGGTCCATCGTGCTGGCGGGCGGCGAGGGCGAGCGACTGCGCGCTTTGACTGAACGGTGGCTGGGACTTCACCGGCCCAAGCAATACTGCACCTTCACCGGACGCCGCTCCATGCTGCAACACACCCTTGCCCGCGCCGCTCAGCTGTCGAACCCGCGGCAGATATACGTCGTCGCCGCGCGCCATCATGCGCCCGAGGTGTGGGCCCACTTGGAAAAGGATCATTCGCGGCGGACGATTTTCCAGCCGCGAAATTGCGGGACGGCGCCCGGGGTTTTCCTGCCCTTGACGCACATCTATTCCCAGTCGCCCGAGTCGATCGTGGTCCTGTTTCCCTCCGATCATTTCGTGTTTCCGGAGCGGACGTTTCTGGGAACCGTGCGCCGGGCGGTCCAGGCGGCACAACGCCAGCCAGACAAACTGATCCTGATGGGGGCGCGGCCGGACTACCCGGAAACCGAATTCGGGTGGATCGAACCGGGCGCTACCGTCGATGTGGTCGATGGCCAGGCGGTGCGACGGGTGATGGCCTTCCGGGAAAAACCCCGGCTGGCGCTGGCGCAAAGGCTGTTCGACCGAGGGGCACTTTGGAACACCATGGTGATGGCCTTCCGCGCTCAGACGCTCTGGGACCTCGGGTGGCGTTGTCTCCCGGAAATGATGTCGGCGTTCGACGGTCTCAGGTCTCACTTCGGCGCCGAAAGTGAAAAGGAAGTTCTCCAGGAGATCTACGAGACCATGCCCACCGCGGACTTTTCGTCGCATCTGGTGGAAAAGGCGGTGAGTTCGATCCTGGTCATGGAACTTCGCAACGTCGTGTGGAGCGACTGGGGCAACGAGGCGAGAATCGTCGAAACACTCAGGAGGATCGGAAAGCGGCCGTCGTTTGCGG